In Dama dama isolate Ldn47 chromosome 20, ASM3311817v1, whole genome shotgun sequence, a single window of DNA contains:
- the EDN2 gene encoding endothelin-2 yields MVAMPTALCSIALALLVALHEGKSQAATTPTPEQPAPLPRARGSHLRTRRCSCSSWLDKECVYFCHLDIIWVNTPGQTAPYGLGNPPRRRRRSLPRRCECYSARDPACATFCHQRPWTEAVAVPVSGSPAAVFQDGKTQATAGELLQRLRVISATKIHFARQQQKTTRETRPTHSRQRKR; encoded by the exons ATGGTCGCCATGCCCACCGCCTTGTGCTCCATCGCTCTAGCCCTGCTCGTGGCCCTGCACGAAG GCAAGAGCCAGGCCgctaccacccccaccccagagcaaCCAGCGCCTTTGCCCCGGGCCCGAGGCTCCCACCTGCGGACTCGACGTTGCTCCTGCAGCTCCTGGCTCGACAAGGAGTGCGTCTACTTTTGCCACCTGGACATCATCTGGGTGAATACTCCCGG ACAGACAGCTCCTTACGGCCTGGGAAACCCGCCAAGACGCCGGCGCCGCTCTCTGCCAAGGCGCTGTGAATGCTACAGTGCCAGGGACCCCGCCTGTGCCACCTTCTGCCATCAAAGGCCCTG GACTGAGGCGGTGGCAGTCCCAGTCAGCGGGTCCCCTGCAGCTGTGTTCCAGGATGGCAAGACTCAGGCCACGGCGGGAGAGCTCCTCCAGCGGCTGAG GGTTATTTCTGCAACCAAGATCCACTTTGCTAGGCAACAGCAGAAAACAACGAGGGAGACCAGACCTACACACtccaggcagaggaagagatag